One Tunturibacter gelidoferens genomic region harbors:
- a CDS encoding class I SAM-dependent methyltransferase produces MTRLSTAWSKLRWSLAQRGLAGTMRTALGRLQPQDGTAGVEKPMLHPFDQRHGVDTSGLIGGGDLRSGHKNDVFNTAYYGMAPSRFRRVVEDWISDSGHAAISQYSFIDLGCGKGRAVMMASEFSFRQVIGVELNASLAKTAKSNVVAWTDAGRAVCPVQILCQDATEFSFPEGPCLLYLFNPFAAPVVKRLIERLETEFAGRPGVLDVIYFNPEAGELLEAHAGFKLLWTGTVEMSDEDAAADHVASPEDLCSVYRWVGV; encoded by the coding sequence ACAGCATGGTCGAAGCTGCGATGGTCGCTGGCTCAGCGGGGCCTCGCGGGGACGATGCGGACCGCGCTGGGGCGACTCCAGCCACAGGACGGCACAGCGGGTGTAGAGAAGCCGATGCTACATCCGTTCGACCAACGCCACGGCGTCGATACGAGCGGGCTGATCGGTGGCGGAGACCTGCGCTCGGGCCATAAAAACGATGTGTTCAATACCGCGTACTACGGCATGGCTCCTTCGCGGTTTCGGCGGGTGGTCGAAGATTGGATCTCCGACTCCGGACACGCCGCGATCTCTCAGTACAGCTTCATCGATCTGGGGTGCGGGAAGGGGCGCGCAGTGATGATGGCGTCGGAGTTTTCGTTTCGGCAAGTGATCGGCGTGGAGCTCAACGCATCGCTGGCGAAGACTGCCAAGTCGAACGTGGTCGCGTGGACCGACGCTGGGCGGGCGGTGTGCCCGGTGCAGATTCTCTGTCAAGACGCGACTGAGTTTTCGTTTCCGGAGGGGCCGTGCCTGCTTTATCTCTTCAATCCGTTTGCTGCTCCTGTGGTGAAGCGGCTGATCGAGCGGCTGGAGACTGAATTTGCGGGCAGGCCGGGAGTGCTGGACGTCATCTACTTCAACCCCGAGGCTGGAGAGTTGCTGGAGGCTCATGCCGGCTTCAAACTTCTGTGGACCGGGACGGTGGAGATGTCGGACGAGGATGCGGCGGCGGACCACGTGGCCTCGCCGGAGGATCTATGCAGCGTGTACCGGTGGGTGGGAGTGTGA
- a CDS encoding helix-turn-helix domain-containing protein, whose protein sequence is MQTIPVDLANESIEALSISMNIGSTIRGYRLQKGMSQGDIEKRTGLLRCYLSRVENGHTVPSLETLQKIARALDLQLSEFFAEETMAKEMSGLNLGEEEIRFLTQVQRYSAHLSESDRRLLLAMVRKFAQTTLS, encoded by the coding sequence ATGCAAACTATACCTGTTGATCTGGCGAACGAGTCGATTGAGGCTCTTTCCATCTCGATGAATATCGGTTCTACGATTCGCGGATATCGGCTGCAAAAGGGAATGTCGCAAGGTGACATCGAGAAGCGGACCGGCCTGTTGCGCTGCTATCTCTCGCGAGTGGAGAACGGGCACACGGTGCCGTCGCTCGAGACACTCCAGAAGATTGCGCGCGCGCTGGACCTGCAGCTCTCGGAGTTCTTTGCCGAAGAGACGATGGCCAAGGAGATGTCGGGGCTGAACCTGGGCGAAGAGGAGATCCGGTTTTTGACGCAGGTGCAACGGTACTCGGCACACCTGTCGGAGAGCGACCGGAGACTGCTGCTGGCCATGGTGAGAAAGTTCGCTCAGACGACTCTCAGCTAA
- a CDS encoding GAF domain-containing protein translates to MPDSELLHKLRDITAENSDRATRAKRIADAIRKEGSWRWVGIYDVDFQRGLVVNIAWSGYSAPSHPAFPITQGLTARAIAGIRTINAGNVADDSGYMTTFDSTRAEIIVPVLAHGHGDRVIGTLDVESEHLNAFDPDAQALLEECARVLEEFWAEAR, encoded by the coding sequence GTGCCGGATAGCGAACTTCTGCACAAGCTCAGGGACATCACTGCTGAAAACTCAGATCGCGCAACGCGGGCGAAACGAATTGCGGATGCAATTCGGAAGGAAGGATCCTGGCGTTGGGTGGGGATCTATGATGTGGACTTCCAACGCGGACTGGTTGTAAATATCGCCTGGAGCGGGTACTCTGCGCCGTCGCACCCTGCGTTTCCTATTACGCAGGGACTCACCGCGAGAGCGATCGCTGGAATAAGAACGATCAACGCTGGAAATGTAGCGGATGATTCGGGCTACATGACCACGTTCGACAGCACGCGAGCGGAGATCATCGTCCCGGTTCTTGCCCACGGCCACGGCGATCGCGTCATCGGCACGCTGGATGTGGAGAGCGAACACCTGAACGCATTCGATCCAGACGCGCAGGCGCTGCTGGAAGAGTGTGCCCGCGTGCTCGAAGAGTTTTGGGCTGAGGCCAGATGA
- a CDS encoding TonB-dependent receptor, with translation MSAECRNFAEGLTNKISLRTSFFVVAFALLLAICPTMYGQASGSFSGTVLDKSGSAIAGATVTVTAQSTGLTRESKTDSAGHYLIPLLPVGSFTVRVDFTGFQSTEAKDLNLQIGEARELNFSITPATVVSTVTVSGDAVTAETTNPSLGQVITSQQVSQLPLNGRDFVQLATLTAGATAETNPNSFFTSGTDSEVAARGSFSLSVGGSRPNSTDWLLDGVDNNELTAGGIGVFSSIDDIQEFKVLTYSYSAEYGSRAGPTVLVTTKSGTNDFHGSLFEFVRNTAFDAKGDFDTTTPKFNLNQFGGSIGGPILHNKTFFFVDGEQKYQRQGITFTGLIPSLAMRKGDFSADPFGTNISTGTNGAFNPVIANPNMFGSANPYFQCDASGTPIPANPDGSQAPGTPCNKIPSDLINSAGQGLLNIYPAPNASGGSYNYVNEPVRVLNETKFDIRLDETLTTKDNLFGRFSYDQAFSFAPGGAPGLAEQNAFGSNENLINHARNAGIGWSHVFAANTLNQATFGYDRIFNYIDSQGNFTCGSALLGIPNANTGCSATGTPLAGGSYSQGVVSVSPTSGYWAIGDRGYSPFQGGTNIYSFKDDLDLIRGKHDIHVGIDLRANQMNVGTEAFGSGFLLPGVTGNFSGAGVAPGNPEADLLMGISGGAIHDQTFNGAVTGRRWKIVRPFVEDDWRIIPSLTLNLGLAWAVTSPITEVHDRMANYIPSTRELQIAGQNGVSRSAGINRFGGAYEPRLGFAWKVLGSDKTVLRGGFGIYHDSVWSQGAQGLWQNPPNLGETDQFHGAGCAFATSFCALNGQTPSGTFFLSDGFPIPPTPGTVANFQGTFYYQPPNFQPGRVHQYNVNVERQLPGDVLLTAGYAGAVAGHILVSGNAINVNSPSACGVDSTYTIGCLPGGAPYIYPYPTENFNSIILFGDVGKTHYNSLQIKAETKTPKHGLYALIAYTYSRTYDNGLSDGLGSLLSAPYFPLPNWENLDWGLSQINLNHSFTASIIYDLPVGKGKAFGSTWGPVTDTLLGNWQVTLIQRISSGFPVPLIDTSNQSGANFNEAGNGFNYNRPDQIPGCDTHAASHSHYQWINPACFAPPQAQQFDSTGKLIVPGKLGNANRVPVSGPDFVNSDFSLIKQFRLPREMGLNFRAEFFNLFNHPQYGSPIADINFNSPAAGTVSPFFGSVNSTVNNPRLIQLALKLTF, from the coding sequence ATGAGCGCAGAATGTCGAAACTTTGCAGAAGGTTTGACGAACAAGATCTCGTTGAGAACATCTTTTTTTGTTGTTGCCTTCGCTCTCTTGCTTGCCATCTGTCCAACAATGTACGGCCAGGCTAGCGGTAGTTTTTCCGGGACTGTGCTTGATAAATCCGGATCGGCTATCGCGGGGGCTACGGTCACGGTCACCGCCCAGAGCACCGGCCTGACTCGCGAATCCAAGACGGACAGCGCCGGCCACTATCTGATTCCTTTGCTCCCTGTCGGAAGTTTCACCGTGCGCGTCGACTTCACCGGCTTCCAAAGCACAGAAGCCAAAGATCTCAATCTTCAGATTGGCGAAGCCCGCGAACTCAATTTTTCCATCACTCCTGCAACCGTAGTCTCTACCGTGACGGTCTCCGGGGACGCGGTAACTGCCGAGACCACGAATCCTTCTCTCGGCCAGGTCATCACCTCGCAGCAGGTGTCGCAGCTTCCCTTGAACGGTCGCGACTTCGTCCAACTCGCCACGCTCACTGCAGGCGCTACAGCAGAGACCAACCCCAACAGCTTTTTCACCTCCGGCACCGACAGCGAAGTGGCCGCGCGCGGTTCCTTCTCTCTGTCGGTTGGCGGTTCCCGGCCCAACAGCACCGATTGGCTGCTCGATGGAGTCGACAATAACGAACTGACGGCGGGCGGAATCGGCGTCTTCTCTTCCATCGACGATATCCAGGAATTCAAAGTACTCACCTACAGCTACTCCGCGGAATACGGCTCCCGCGCCGGCCCCACCGTGCTGGTCACAACCAAGTCGGGTACAAATGACTTCCACGGATCTCTCTTCGAGTTCGTCCGTAACACCGCCTTCGACGCGAAGGGGGACTTTGACACTACAACCCCGAAGTTCAATCTGAATCAATTTGGCGGCTCTATCGGAGGACCGATCCTCCACAACAAAACGTTTTTCTTCGTGGATGGCGAGCAGAAGTATCAGCGTCAAGGAATCACCTTCACCGGTCTGATTCCTTCACTGGCCATGCGCAAAGGCGATTTCTCGGCCGACCCCTTCGGTACCAATATTTCGACAGGCACCAATGGCGCCTTCAATCCCGTCATCGCTAACCCGAATATGTTCGGCTCAGCCAACCCTTACTTCCAGTGCGACGCCTCCGGCACTCCAATACCCGCGAACCCCGACGGCAGCCAGGCACCAGGAACCCCCTGCAACAAGATTCCTTCAGACCTGATCAACAGCGCTGGTCAGGGCCTGCTCAATATCTATCCTGCGCCCAACGCTTCCGGTGGGAGCTACAACTATGTCAACGAGCCCGTCCGCGTCCTGAACGAAACCAAATTCGATATTCGACTGGATGAGACGCTCACGACCAAGGACAACCTGTTTGGCCGCTTCAGCTACGACCAGGCGTTTTCTTTTGCGCCCGGCGGCGCGCCCGGCCTCGCCGAACAAAATGCCTTCGGCAGTAATGAAAACCTGATCAATCACGCACGCAATGCAGGCATCGGCTGGAGCCACGTGTTCGCGGCCAACACACTCAACCAGGCCACCTTCGGCTACGACCGCATCTTCAACTACATTGACTCACAGGGTAACTTCACCTGCGGATCTGCCCTCCTGGGCATTCCCAATGCCAATACCGGCTGCTCGGCCACCGGTACCCCCCTTGCCGGAGGATCCTACAGTCAAGGTGTGGTTTCCGTCTCGCCCACCAGCGGATATTGGGCAATCGGCGATCGTGGCTACTCTCCCTTTCAGGGTGGAACCAATATCTACTCCTTCAAAGACGATCTCGACCTGATCCGCGGCAAACACGATATTCACGTCGGCATCGATCTCCGTGCCAATCAGATGAATGTCGGCACAGAAGCCTTTGGATCCGGCTTTCTGCTCCCCGGTGTCACGGGCAACTTCAGCGGGGCAGGTGTAGCCCCCGGCAATCCCGAGGCCGACCTGCTGATGGGGATTAGCGGCGGCGCCATCCACGACCAGACATTCAATGGTGCAGTCACAGGCCGCCGCTGGAAGATCGTAAGACCCTTCGTCGAGGATGACTGGCGGATCATCCCGTCGCTGACCCTCAATCTGGGCCTGGCGTGGGCCGTCACGAGTCCGATCACCGAGGTCCATGACCGGATGGCGAACTACATCCCCTCGACCCGAGAGCTTCAGATCGCAGGCCAGAACGGAGTGAGCCGATCGGCGGGCATCAATAGGTTCGGAGGCGCATACGAACCCCGTCTGGGCTTCGCCTGGAAGGTTCTCGGCAGCGACAAGACCGTGCTTCGCGGCGGCTTCGGGATCTATCACGACTCGGTCTGGAGCCAGGGCGCGCAGGGCCTGTGGCAAAATCCGCCCAACCTCGGCGAAACCGATCAATTCCATGGAGCGGGCTGCGCCTTTGCGACTTCATTCTGCGCCCTCAACGGCCAGACACCTTCGGGAACCTTCTTCCTCTCCGACGGCTTTCCGATTCCGCCCACGCCGGGGACTGTGGCCAACTTCCAAGGCACGTTCTACTACCAGCCACCCAACTTCCAGCCCGGCAGGGTTCATCAATATAACGTCAACGTGGAACGCCAGCTGCCAGGCGATGTTCTGCTCACCGCTGGCTATGCCGGCGCGGTCGCCGGCCACATACTGGTAAGCGGCAATGCCATCAACGTCAACAGCCCTTCTGCTTGCGGAGTCGACTCTACCTATACGATCGGCTGCCTGCCCGGCGGCGCACCCTACATCTATCCCTACCCCACCGAGAACTTTAACTCGATCATTCTCTTTGGCGATGTGGGCAAAACCCACTACAACTCGCTGCAGATCAAAGCAGAGACCAAGACGCCCAAGCATGGCCTTTACGCGCTGATCGCTTACACCTACTCGCGCACCTACGACAATGGTCTAAGCGACGGCCTTGGCTCGTTGTTGAGCGCCCCCTATTTCCCATTGCCCAACTGGGAAAACCTCGACTGGGGACTGTCGCAGATCAACCTGAATCACAGCTTCACTGCGAGCATCATCTATGACCTGCCAGTCGGCAAAGGCAAAGCGTTCGGAAGCACCTGGGGCCCTGTGACCGACACTCTTCTCGGCAACTGGCAGGTCACGCTGATTCAAAGGATCTCCTCCGGGTTCCCGGTTCCTCTGATCGACACCAGTAACCAGTCGGGCGCTAACTTCAATGAAGCCGGCAATGGCTTCAATTACAACCGGCCCGACCAGATTCCCGGCTGCGATACGCACGCAGCAAGTCACAGCCACTACCAGTGGATCAACCCTGCTTGCTTCGCCCCCCCTCAGGCCCAACAATTTGACAGCACCGGTAAGTTAATCGTCCCCGGCAAGCTCGGCAATGCCAATCGTGTCCCGGTCTCGGGACCCGATTTCGTCAACTCTGACTTCTCACTCATCAAGCAATTTCGCTTGCCACGTGAGATGGGCTTGAACTTCCGCGCTGAGTTCTTCAACCTGTTCAATCATCCGCAATACGGATCGCCAATCGCCGACATCAACTTCAATTCACCGGCTGCGGGCACGGTCTCCCCTTTCTTCGGCTCAGTGAACTCCACTGTCAACAATCCGCGCTTAATACAACTTGCCCTCAAGCTAACGTTCTGA
- a CDS encoding rhomboid family intramembrane serine protease — MPPPTPEGEVLPPHTDAVPAQPIPDYEREVSRPNSRERGWNILATPGTYILLGINIAVFCYMIFRGVSPSNPTPNQLLYFGATNTEFIMHGQWYRLLTATFVHVGLLHIATNMWCLWNLGLLGEPLLGPFGLIAVYVITGISGNLLGLFFNVVFRDYGSVGAGASGAVFGIAGILIVLLSNKKLPIPAFELKRLRRSVIQFAVLNLIIGIGANFTSIVRIDNHAHIGGFLSGLALGVPLVPRMTSGRTRYLARQKLTFAAAAFLLFLFAYFITKLK; from the coding sequence ATGCCTCCCCCTACTCCTGAAGGCGAAGTCCTTCCGCCGCACACCGACGCGGTCCCCGCTCAGCCGATCCCCGACTACGAGCGCGAGGTCTCGCGCCCGAACTCCCGCGAACGCGGCTGGAACATTCTCGCCACGCCGGGTACTTACATTCTGCTTGGGATCAACATCGCGGTCTTCTGCTACATGATCTTTCGGGGAGTCTCGCCCAGCAACCCAACGCCCAACCAGCTGCTCTACTTCGGTGCCACCAACACCGAGTTCATTATGCACGGTCAGTGGTATCGCCTGCTTACGGCTACCTTTGTCCACGTCGGCCTGCTCCATATCGCGACCAACATGTGGTGCCTCTGGAACCTGGGACTGCTCGGTGAGCCGCTGCTGGGTCCCTTTGGGTTGATCGCGGTGTATGTCATTACGGGCATTTCTGGCAACCTGCTCGGACTGTTCTTCAATGTGGTCTTTCGAGACTACGGCTCGGTTGGCGCGGGAGCCTCGGGTGCGGTCTTCGGCATCGCCGGTATCCTGATCGTTCTGCTGTCGAACAAGAAGCTGCCCATCCCGGCGTTCGAGCTCAAGCGGCTCCGCCGCTCCGTGATTCAGTTCGCGGTGTTGAACCTGATCATCGGAATCGGCGCCAACTTTACCAGTATTGTCCGGATCGACAACCACGCCCACATCGGCGGGTTTCTGAGCGGGCTGGCGCTGGGTGTTCCTCTGGTGCCGCGCATGACCTCCGGCCGCACCCGCTACCTCGCGCGGCAGAAGCTCACCTTCGCCGCCGCCGCGTTTCTGCTCTTCCTCTTCGCGTACTTCATCACCAAGCTTAAGTAG
- a CDS encoding MBL fold metallo-hydrolase — MMRMTVLASGSKGNSTVIASSRTRVLVDAGLSCRELLKRMAVAGEDPARLDAILVTHEHQDHIAGLAVLARRLKIPVFFTEPTHRAWVRMLTPRTTMTYAKWLDHVQREKEARATAIATSTPTCIQAAGLAAQLAAQSEAIASVSAEAAALNRSDDPNAMLELPIDPEEEELCGPEPESAAAQKAEQKADPTHLPAVEYFHSGTQFSIGDIEITPFTIPHDAADPCGFVFEAEGIRMALATDLGYMPPNVKAALKRIDVLLLESNHDLEMLRDGPYPWSVKQRVLSRVGHLSNHATAEFLQKDYDGGAAWIVLGHLSESNNAPELARLSAEQALGNQPTLLGNRILLAGQAVPLDPITL; from the coding sequence ATGATGCGTATGACAGTGCTCGCCTCCGGTTCCAAAGGCAATAGCACCGTCATCGCCAGCTCCCGGACGCGCGTTCTGGTCGATGCCGGTCTCTCCTGCCGCGAACTTTTGAAGCGCATGGCCGTTGCGGGAGAAGATCCCGCCAGACTCGACGCCATCCTCGTCACGCACGAACATCAGGACCACATCGCGGGCCTCGCCGTCCTCGCCCGCCGCCTCAAAATTCCTGTTTTCTTTACCGAACCGACTCATCGCGCCTGGGTCCGGATGCTCACCCCGCGCACCACGATGACCTACGCCAAGTGGCTCGATCACGTGCAGCGCGAGAAGGAGGCCCGCGCGACCGCTATCGCGACGAGCACCCCGACTTGTATCCAGGCTGCCGGCCTCGCCGCCCAGCTTGCCGCCCAGTCCGAGGCGATCGCCAGCGTCTCGGCCGAGGCCGCCGCGCTCAACCGCTCCGACGATCCCAACGCGATGCTTGAGCTGCCCATCGACCCCGAGGAAGAGGAGCTTTGCGGTCCGGAGCCCGAATCCGCCGCCGCGCAGAAAGCTGAACAAAAGGCTGATCCTACGCACCTTCCCGCCGTGGAGTACTTCCACTCCGGCACCCAGTTCTCAATCGGCGACATCGAGATCACCCCTTTTACCATCCCGCACGATGCGGCCGACCCTTGTGGATTCGTCTTCGAGGCCGAGGGGATTCGCATGGCGCTGGCCACCGACCTTGGCTACATGCCCCCCAACGTCAAGGCCGCCCTCAAGCGCATCGACGTCTTGTTGCTGGAGTCAAACCACGATCTAGAGATGCTCCGCGACGGCCCCTACCCTTGGTCGGTCAAGCAGCGCGTGCTCTCGCGGGTCGGCCACCTGTCCAATCACGCGACTGCCGAGTTTCTGCAAAAAGACTACGACGGCGGCGCTGCCTGGATCGTCCTCGGCCACCTCTCCGAGTCCAACAATGCTCCCGAACTTGCGCGTCTTTCTGCGGAGCAGGCGCTGGGTAACCAACCGACGCTGCTCGGTAACCGGATTCTTTTGGCTGGACAGGCTGTTCCGCTCGATCCAATCACTCTTTAG
- a CDS encoding MaoC family dehydratase, with protein MPQEFYFEDFYVGQKFHSLGQAKVSAEEIKEFGSKYDPQPFHLDEAAGENSFFKGLAASGWLTAAVVMRLRVQSITVAGGMIGAGVEEMRWTEPVRPGDSLRTEIEVVGVRHSNSRKEFGVVRTRTLAFNQRDQVVMRSTVNFLAPVRPTV; from the coding sequence ATGCCCCAGGAGTTTTATTTCGAAGACTTTTACGTAGGCCAGAAGTTCCACTCGCTTGGCCAGGCCAAGGTGAGCGCCGAAGAGATCAAAGAGTTCGGCAGCAAGTACGACCCGCAACCCTTCCACCTCGACGAGGCCGCCGGCGAAAACTCGTTCTTCAAGGGCCTCGCTGCCTCGGGTTGGCTCACCGCGGCCGTCGTTATGCGCCTTCGCGTGCAGTCGATCACGGTCGCCGGCGGCATGATCGGCGCTGGCGTCGAAGAGATGCGCTGGACTGAGCCTGTCCGACCGGGTGACTCGCTCCGTACCGAGATCGAGGTGGTTGGCGTGCGCCACTCCAACTCCCGCAAGGAGTTCGGCGTGGTCCGCACGCGCACCCTCGCCTTCAACCAGCGCGACCAGGTCGTCATGCGTTCGACGGTCAACTTTCTTGCTCCCGTCAGGCCCACTGTCTAG
- a CDS encoding 3-hydroxybutyryl-CoA dehydrogenase, with product MSDLKTIAILGAGTMGNGIAHVCARSGFNVVLYDLQQPFLDRGLATIEKNLAREVAKNKLTQQQADEARARITPTLDREALGSCSFAIEAATEKFAIKSEIFRDLDRILSADAILATNTSSISITKLAAVTKRPEQIIGMHFFNPVPVMQLVEVIRGLATSQATFDAVHALSLQLGKTPVEVNDAAGFISNRVLMPLINEAIYSVMEGVATAEAVDHVFVLGMAHPMGPLTLADFIGLDVCADIMRVLADGLGSPKYNPCPLLVRMVDAGWLGRKSGRGFYTYPTS from the coding sequence ATGTCCGACTTGAAAACCATTGCAATCCTCGGCGCCGGGACCATGGGCAACGGCATCGCGCACGTCTGCGCCCGCTCCGGCTTCAACGTGGTCCTCTACGATCTGCAACAGCCGTTTCTTGATCGCGGGCTCGCCACCATCGAAAAAAACCTCGCACGCGAAGTAGCGAAGAACAAGCTCACCCAGCAGCAGGCCGACGAGGCCAGAGCCCGCATTACACCCACGCTCGACCGTGAAGCTCTCGGCAGTTGCAGCTTTGCCATTGAAGCGGCGACGGAGAAGTTTGCGATCAAGTCGGAGATCTTCCGCGATCTCGACCGCATCCTTTCTGCTGACGCCATCCTCGCGACGAACACCAGTTCCATCTCCATTACGAAGCTTGCCGCTGTGACCAAGCGTCCGGAGCAAATCATCGGCATGCACTTTTTCAACCCGGTACCGGTGATGCAGCTTGTCGAGGTTATCCGCGGCCTCGCGACCTCACAGGCGACCTTCGACGCCGTTCATGCGCTCTCGCTGCAGCTCGGTAAGACGCCGGTGGAGGTCAATGACGCCGCCGGTTTCATCTCAAACCGCGTGCTGATGCCGCTGATCAACGAGGCCATCTACTCGGTGATGGAAGGCGTTGCGACGGCTGAGGCTGTAGATCACGTCTTCGTGCTCGGCATGGCGCATCCGATGGGTCCGCTCACCCTCGCCGACTTCATCGGCCTCGACGTCTGCGCCGACATCATGCGCGTCCTCGCCGACGGTCTCGGCAGCCCGAAGTACAATCCTTGCCCGCTGCTGGTTCGTATGGTCGACGCCGGCTGGCTGGGACGAAAATCAGGCCGCGGCTTCTACACTTACCCCACGTCTTGA
- a CDS encoding PP2C family protein-serine/threonine phosphatase — MYRSLRMACLHRPRSTMSATHLIYAMLTHRGRVRKGNEDTCAAAPEIGAFVVCDGMGGAAAGEVASTLAADTFLANLALPRPGSGEELQRPEARMNAAIQAANQAVYQQSRQSRHYNGMGTTLVALLHTPVDSGQNGNASAARRSPANHLNSRVTDPPTLWLGHVGDSRCYRQRRGKLEQLTIDHSLVEEQLRAGQITLDQATHSPMRNLITRAIGSQATVQPEIQSHRPQANDVYMLASDGLTHEVSDEEIAEILTSIPKPQTMAALIIACEELITTANRNGGNDNITVLLVAVAPDLPRP, encoded by the coding sequence GTGTATCGTTCTCTTCGGATGGCCTGTCTGCATCGGCCCCGTTCGACTATGTCCGCCACTCACCTCATCTACGCCATGCTCACCCATCGCGGTCGCGTCCGTAAGGGCAATGAAGACACCTGCGCGGCAGCACCGGAGATCGGGGCGTTTGTCGTCTGCGACGGCATGGGCGGAGCGGCAGCCGGAGAGGTTGCGAGCACTCTGGCCGCGGATACCTTCCTGGCGAATCTCGCGCTGCCGCGACCCGGAAGCGGTGAAGAGCTGCAGAGGCCGGAGGCGCGCATGAATGCGGCGATTCAGGCGGCGAATCAGGCGGTCTATCAGCAGTCCCGCCAGTCGAGGCATTACAACGGCATGGGCACTACGCTGGTCGCGCTGCTGCACACGCCCGTCGACAGTGGCCAGAATGGCAACGCTTCAGCCGCGCGTCGTTCGCCGGCCAATCATCTGAACTCCCGAGTCACGGATCCTCCGACGCTCTGGCTGGGCCACGTTGGCGACAGCCGCTGCTACCGGCAGCGTCGCGGCAAGCTCGAGCAACTCACCATCGATCATTCGCTGGTCGAAGAGCAGCTTCGAGCCGGGCAGATCACGCTCGATCAGGCGACGCACTCGCCCATGCGCAACCTCATCACTCGTGCCATCGGTTCGCAGGCCACGGTGCAGCCCGAGATTCAAAGTCACCGTCCCCAGGCGAACGACGTGTATATGCTCGCCTCCGACGGTCTGACCCACGAGGTCAGCGACGAAGAGATCGCGGAGATTCTGACGTCGATTCCCAAGCCCCAGACCATGGCGGCGCTCATCATAGCTTGCGAAGAGCTGATTACAACTGCCAATCGGAACGGCGGCAATGACAACATCACCGTCTTGCTGGTCGCCGTCGCCCCTGATCTGCCCCGTCCCTAA